The following proteins are co-located in the Apis mellifera strain DH4 linkage group LG9, Amel_HAv3.1, whole genome shotgun sequence genome:
- the CPR11 gene encoding cuticular protein 11 precursor, translating into MESKSLLVPAAVLLLTLALHVVQSTSYHDLDNEDAGSEHGHGGGGGHGGGGGHAHSFHHFSGPVVGHHEEVTWKDKHGHLHHDYRAHPKYKFAYGVDDKHTKDFHGQKEHRDGKEVEGEYHLHEPGGNVRSVKYHSDPHGGFFAEVHNYGGNDHSGGTYGGHKHG; encoded by the exons ATGGAGTCGAAG AGCCTGCTCGTTCCTGCTGCGGTCTTGCTGCTAACCCTCGCCCTCCACGTCGTACAATCGACGAGCTATCACGATTTGG ACAACGAGGATGCTGGCAGCGAACACGGACACGGGGGAGGAGGTGGACACGGGGGAGGAGGTGGACACGCTCACTCCTTCCATCACTTCTCTGGGCCAGTAGTGGGCCATCACGAAGAGGTCACGTGGAAGGACAAACACGGGCATCTTCATCACGACTACAGGGCCCATCCCAAGTACAAGTTCGCGTACGGCGTGGACGACAAACACACGAAGGATTTCCACGGGCAGAAAGAGCATCGCGATG GGAAAGAAGTGGAAGGGGAGTACCATCTTCACGAGCCCGGAGGCAACGTGAGAAGCGTTAAGTACCATTCGGATCCTCATGGAGGTTTCTTCGCGGAAGTTCACAATTATGGAGGAAACGATCATTCAGGTGGCACTTATGGTGGACATAAACACGGATAA
- the LOC725710 gene encoding D-beta-hydroxybutyrate dehydrogenase, mitochondrial yields MDAETGAILALQILALCSIVAALLAYLMRQSRNANDEYETRTKRHVLVTSCDTSLGLQIALALYEAGYKVFVGLLDPSGNSPSMKILRAIEQQKEREEDPVERKPQDPEVRARGQIVPLELDSTREDSLRACLDAVRAKLPAGEDGLWAIVYTGGLALPGAIERQSSSAWESMLRHNLVAPLRTVRMFIPLLRVKRGRIIFLGDSTTSYGSKSGTGLVAYSASRKAVEGAAEALKSELQSSGVDVVLLRPPPVNPLVLYNSPVLKTSDVESGIVSSEGTWTAPVSTNAIQNSLIPALTSPCPHVSYDMVAKSRFFCR; encoded by the exons ATGGATGCTGAAACCGGGGCCATTTTGGCCCTACAAATATTGGCCCTCTGCTCGATAGTCGCAGCCCTGTTGGCTTACCTAATGCGCCAATCGAGGAACGCCAACGACGAATACGAGACACGTACCAAGCGTCATGTATTGGTGACCAGCTGCGATACCTCGCTGGGCCTACAGATCGCCCTTGCGCTCTACGAGGCTGGTTACaag GTATTCGTCGGTCTGCTGGATCCTTCCGGGAACTCGCcgtcgatgaaaattttgaggGCGATAGAGCAgcagaaagaaagggaggaggatccGGTGGAGAGGAAGCCGCAGGATCCGGAAGTACGTGCTCGCGGCCAAATCGTGCCATTGGAGCTGGACTCAACTAGGGAGGATAGTTTACGCGCTTGTTTGGATGCAGTTCGGGCGAAACTTCCGGCCGGCGAAGATG GTCTCTGGGCAATCGTGTACACTGGCGGGCTGGCGTTACCCGGTGCCATAGAGAGACAATCGAGTTCGGCGTGGGAATCCATGTTGCGACATAACTTGGTGGCGCCACTTAGGACCGTCAGAATGTTCATTCCCCTTTTACGCGTGAAAAGAG gtCGCATAATCTTTTTGGGCGATTCCACGACGAGTTACGGGAGCAAAAGTGGAACGGGATTGGTGGCGTACAGCGCGTCGAGGAAAGCCGTGGAGGGAGCTGCGGAGGCATTAAAAAGTGAACTACAATCCTCCGGGGTCGATGTCGTTCTTCTTAGACCTCCACCAGTGAATCCTCTCGTTCTTTATAATTCGCCCGTTCTCAAGAC GTCTGACGTGGAGTCTGGAATAGTATCCTCGGAAGGGACATGGACCGCGCCTGTATCCACCAATGCCATTCAAAATTCGTTAATCCCGGCTCTCACCTCCCCCTGCCCTCACGTTTCTTACGACATGGTTGCCAAATCGAGATTTTTCTGCAGATAA